The genomic stretch CACTTCCGAGCGATCGAAGTAGACGATCATGGCCTGCCCATCCAATGTCAATCTTCGTGTACCGCTGCTCTCCATTTGGAGCTGTTCTAGCCATGGCTCTCTGTAGGTTTGCGTAACTCTTTCCGGCTCGCTGCTTGCAGCAACTTTATGGTCTGCATCCAGAACCAAATAACGCGAGCCCTCAGGAATACTTTCCTCATATAAGGACTCCAATGCTTCTAATTTAAAGCTGATCGTCAGAACTGGCCGTTCAATATCAGCTTCCAGCTTCTCCAGTGTCGTATTGTTGACATGAGAGAAATCAAGAACACGCGTTGCAGAGAACAAATAACGAAAGTCTATCTTCCCTTCCTTCAAATAAGGCTGATCAAACATTTCAACGAAATCGTAAGTGGGATACCATACCATTTTGCCTCCAGCCTGCTGTGCTTTACGATAAACATCCGACTGCGTTGGATCGCCTTGCGGAAGCATCTGCCCAAAGGTGAAATAGGACGTCCAGAGCTGGTACGAATACGTATCCTTATTTTGAGAAAAATATTTACTTAAAATGGCCGACACCTGACGATCGGCTGCAAATATGTCCGCTTCGTTTAACGGGTCCAGGTTGTTGAATATTCGAAATAAATCCTTGTCTACGAATAAAGCTAGACTGTTCAGGTCAACGATCCCGAGCTTTGTATCCAAAATCTCATTATTTTTTTTGACAATCTCATACACGTTTTTCTGTGCCTGCTCCGTCACAACCTGTAGACTGGTGCGATAAAAAAGAAGCCCTAAAACGATGAGAGGAATGGCAATTAAAAAGATATAGCTCGCTAAAATTCGAGAGCGGAATGTCATCTTCATTCCTCATGCTTCCTTTCTGGAAGTAAAGTGTGTTTATAGGATTCAGGCGATACTCCATTTTGCTTCTTAAAAACTCTGCAAAAATATTTCGTGTCCTGATACCCGCACTCCTCGGAAATTTCATAAATTCGAAGTCTGTTCTCTGCAAGCAGCTCCTTCGCGCGTTTCATCCTTGCTGCCGTCACATGCTCGGAAAACGTCCTCCCTGTCCTGCTTTTAATTAAGGTGCTGAAATAGGACGGATTAAAGAAAAAATGCTCTGCTGCTCGTTCAAGCGTCACATCTTCTTTCGCATTTTCTTGTATCCAGCTGAGGCAATTCGCAACGATGATTTCTTTTTTGTTCTGCTGCGCTTGCATTAAAGCATCTTGCAGCTCCAAAAGCCTATCCTCTAGAAAAACCATTAGTTCGTTATAAGTTCCACAATCTTGAATAAGAGCCGTAGCTGTATTCGTGAGAAGGTTTCCAACCTTGCGATCAACGATAGGACGAATTCGGCTTATGAGCTTCATCAATAGAAGAGATGTGTTTTCCTTAAGTACCGCTGGGTTCGCATGACCGCCGTCTGAAAGCTGCTTGAAGGCTGCCCTGCACATATCTATCGCACCATTTACAGCATTTCCGATCAGAGCTTCAAATAGCTTTTCCAAGTCGAGATTTATAGCATTTGAAGAAGGAAGCAGCTCATCATGAAACAGCACTCCCTTCCAGCTCTCATAGAAGCTATAGCGGTTTGCCGTTTGGGACGCCCGATAAGCTTTCGGCGCTTCCTTCAATAGAGATGTACAATTTGGTCCTATCCCGTGGGTAAGCTGCCCAATATCTGTCCAGTTCATCGCTAGTGCTGCTGCTACGCTGCGAATTTCTTTTTTTCTATCTAAAGTAAGAGGGGAGCTGCGGATAATCGTGACGGCTTGATACCCCTCCTCTTTCAGTGCATTCAATGGGATCGTCATTGCTGTCCCAATGGTTGCCCAGCTACGCTCCAGGTCTCGCAGGAACAATGTGAAATCATAATTTTCATCGCTGCTAAGATCAATGGTTAGCTTTGAGAAAATAACAATCCCCTCCCCCTGCAGCTCATCATACTTATTTAGCTCATCGTACTCCATCGTCGTTATGCTTCCATTTAGCCAAGCTAACAGCAGCCGATTTCGATAAGCCGAGGAGGCGCTCTCCATCTGATGCTTCAGCTCCGCTGCCTTTTCGTGCTGCATCGATTCTTTCCCCAGCTGAAGCTCAATTCGACTGAGTACCTCCTCGATTTTCTCTACTTCCACAGGCTTTAACAAATAATCATAAGCACCGTGGCGAACCGCCTTCTGTGCATACTCAAACAGATCGTAGGCTGACACCATGACAACCTTCGTATGAATGTTTTCTTCCTTCAGCTTCTGCAAGAAGGTTAGTCCGTCCATGTTAGGCATCCGGATATCCGACAATACGACTTCCGGCAGCTCTGATCGGACAAGCTCCAATGCAGAAGCACCATCTTTAGCGGCAATGACCTCGGCACTCGGCCGTAATTGGCGTAATAAATTCAACATTCCTCTAAGATGTCTCGGTTCATCATCTACTACCAATATTCTCACACCGCTCAGCTCCTAGATCAAATTTACGTAGTGGTCGCTGCGCGAGTAGATCATTCTGAAGGGTCGCTCAGGCGAACACTTCGTTTCTCCAGAACGATCTTCTCGCTTCGCTAAATCTGCATGTGATAAGTTCAACTTATAGATTAGACTCCAATGCGCAGCTATCCTTGTATCCTTGCAGCATCCTTAGCTGCGTACGACCCAAAATTCGTTATATCATGCACTAAAGTTTCCGCTAAAATAAGGAGAAGCGCTTACACTGCACTTATTACAATGAAAACCTCACATGAGAGCTGTTTCAAATGGCTACATTGTATTATTGCACTAGAATGAGCTCCAAACCAACGAATATCGCCCTAGAATAGGCATTCTATTGCACAAACTACAGTGTACGTATCGAGTCAGGCAAGTAACGTCGATTACATTGTACAAACTGCAGTGTAGCCTCTCCCTATAGCGCTGAACTCATCGAGCTAGCACGACCAATCTAAGAACCGGAGAACGAAAGCTAAAGTAACTGCTCAGCTCCTTGATCAAATTTACGTAGTGGTCGCTGCGCGAGTAGATCATTCTTACGATCGCGGTTGCAGCCAGATTCTTTGATTTTCTAAGACATTTAAAGGTAAGAATCTGGCTGCAAAGGCGAACACTTCGTTTCTCCAGAACGATCTTCTCGCTTCGCTATAACTTTATTTTTCAGTCCAACTTATATAGCTTTAGTTTATTCAAGGTGAAACGGCTGTCGCCGTCCTTATGGCGGTGGCGCGTTTCATTCCGGAGAAATATAGAGATAGTATGGTGAATTGATATACTTTCCTATATTTAAAAAAAGCGCCTTCATGTGGACAAGCGCTGAATTTTTGTTGACCTCATTATAAACACATTAGCCCTATATAGACAGATTAATAATATTAGATTGGTGGACTAATATTGGTATAATTATAAAGGACAAAATCACCCTTACAAGCGATTGGAAATCGCAGACGCGTCAGCTCACACTTCTAACGGAAACCAGAGACGCTAAATCGCCTTTATTGTTCGTTTCAAGATTGTAACGGAAACACAGGCCTCTATTTGTACCCTACATGCCGTATCTCGCTTCATTTCTGCGTAATAGCGTCTCCCTCTTCCGTTAGAATGTGATGCTAACCAAAAATGGAACTTTAGCGTCTCTGATTTCCGTTAGCTTTCGTTATCAACAGGTTCGGAGAATGCATACTTTTCTATACAATAACAAAAGAAGCGCCTCATTAGGCGCTTCTTCGATTACTCTATTATTTTGCCGCTAAAAATGCGTCAATTTGGCTTTGTACCTCTGCTATAATTTTTTCGATTCCAGCTGAGCCCAGCTGCTTCTGCAAATCTGCCAGCCCTTTATCAACATCCTTGATAGCTCCGTATTCGAGTGGGATAGCGTAACGCAGCATCACATTGCTCACATTCGCTACCTCGGTCTTCACCTTACTGTTATCAAACACGAAGGTTTCAAGCGGATAGTGATAAACCGTTTCCTGCCACGATTTTTCCATAGCGGAAGCCTCTTCTGGGAAAGCGACATCGTCACGATTCAAATCAGAGTTGAAGCTCCAATTAGAGAAGCCCGTATAATTGGCGCTCTTGTCTGTGGATTGATACTTATTATCCCCAACAGCTGTGTAGTGAACCCCATCAATACCATACATCATGAGATTATGCAGCTCTGCATCATTTTGCATGAGATCAATGAACATCAAAGCGCGCTCAGCATTTTTGGAGGTTGCATGAATCGACGTACCATTCTGTGTAGCAACTGCCTGTGACTTTTTCTTATCAGGAGTAATGTCAGCCAAAGCCGCTTTGAATGGGGAATTTTCTCTTTCCATCGCAGCCTTTAATGCTCCCAGTGTCCCCATATTATGAGTAATAGATGCTGTCTTTCCTTCTTTGAAGTCCTGTTGATGATCGTTCTTATTGTTCAGTACGTTCTTGGACCAGGAATTATTGTCTGCAAGATCCTTGTAGTAGCTCAATAGTCCTTTAAATTCCTCTGTTTCATAAACGTTGAAAATTTGTCCCTTCTCATCCGTCAGCTTAAAGCCAATGGGAAGATCGAAGTCAAGCATATTCCATTCGAACTGCTGCTTCAATAATACACGGTCTAAATTATGAAGCTTCCAGTCCCCCGTTTCCGGAGTAAATGGAATGACTCCCTGCTCCTTTTCCGCAATCGTCTTCAAATAGTTTGCGTAAGCTTCAGGACTGTCGAGTGCAGGAAGATTGTATTTTTCGCGTAAATCCTCACGGTACAAAATAAGCTTTTCTACGGATTCCCCTCTATTTTGAGGTACCATATACAGTTTTCCATTTACTTTAGATTGATCCCAGCTAGACTCAGGCATTAGCTCCCAAGTTTTCGGCATATACGTCGATAGCAGCTCTTCTGTTAAATCTAGGAAACCACCTTTTAAAGCTTGGTCGTTATAGCCAGCCCAGTTAGCAGAGTAAATCAGGTCAAAATCTTCATTCGCCGCTAATTTAAGTGGATATTTTTGTGCCCAATCCGACCAGTCTAGAAATTCGCCTTCGATAGTTGCATTGATTTTTTCCTTCAGCTTCTTGTTGATTTCAGCAAAGACAGTGTCGTAGTCTACTGGCTTTGGCCCTACAAAAATCATTTTAAGCTTAACTTCTTTGGATGTATCGATTCCAGGCTCTACAGCATCCTTTTCTGGAGCAGACGCTTGTGGCTCTTTAGTAGGCTGCGGTGACTCGGCTGCCTTATTCGTATTGCCTGAGCATGCAGATAGAAGCATTACAAATGTTAATACAAGTGCGAGCAAAATGGATTTTTTCTTTGACATGCTGAATTTCCCCCTAGACTTATATTGATAAACCAGGCTTCCCTGGAATCATCCTTTTACAGCGCCAATCGTTAAGCCTTGAACAAAATATTTTTGAACAAATGGATAAGCAATGAGAATAGGGCCGCTCGCTACAATGGTCATCGCCATCTTAAGCCCCTCTGTCGGAATGATGGTCGTAACTACTGCGCCTGAGCCCATCATCGCCTTCCGCATACCATCCATATTGCCTAACATTTTGTACAAATAATATTGAAGCGGCATTAAATTCTGATCGGATATAAACAAGAGCGCGTTATACCAATCATTCCAGTAGCCAAGGGCAAGAAAAAGACCGATGGTAGCCAAGGCTGGTTTAGACAAGGGAAGAATAAGACGAATAAAGATTAGAAAATCGCCTGCGCCATCTATTTTTGCTGATTCAGTAATCGCTTCCGGTATGGCGCTCATAAAGGACTTCATGACAATAATGTAAAAAACGTTAAGCAGCAAAGGTAGAATTAATGCCAGCGGCGTATCCTTTAAGTGGAGGTAATTGACCATAAGCAGGTACCAAGGAACCAACCCTCCGTTAAACAACGTAGTGAAGAAGAAAAAGAAGGAAAAATGATTGCGCCATTTGAAATCCCTTCTAGAAATGCAGTAAGCAGTCATTGCGGTGAGAAGCAAGCCTAATGCAGTGCCAACTGCCGTAACCAATATCGTGACCGTATAAGCTTTGAGCATTTGATCAGGATACTTGAATAAAATTTGATATGCCTCCAACGAAAATTCTGAAGGGAAAAATTGAAATCCTTTCACAACAATACTGCTTTCCTCGGTTAAAGACGACGATAGTATAAGAATAAAAGGAATGATGCATAGGCATGCAAGAATCGCAAGAATGGTATAGCCAATTACAGCGAATAGCTGGCGATCCGTTTGTTTTATACCCGAGCTCTTGCTCATTTTTTTATTTAAGCCTAAGTCAGATGTATTCATAGCTTGACCCCCATTTAGAATAGCGCACGATCCTTGTCGTATTTGCGAACGGCATAGTTCACTACCATTATTGTTGTGAATCCTAAAATAGATTGATAAACCCCTGCTGCTGCCGACATTCCAATTTCATTCGTAGTAATCAGAGATCTGAATACGAAGGTATCAATAACATCCGTCGTAGAGAACAACACCCCGTTATTGCCGATTAAGTTGTAGAACATTCCGAAGTCACCTCGAAAAATATTGCCGACTGCAAGCAAGGTGAGAATAATAATGGTAGGATACAGGTTCGGAATCGTCACGCGCAGCATGCGCTGGAAAATATTCGCCCCATCGATTTCGGCCGCTTCATACATTTCTGTATCAATGCTCGTAATCGCCGCTAAATACATGACCGTTCCGTATCCGAGCATCTTCCACGCCGACACAAATACTAATATATAGGGCCAATAGGCAGGTGTGTTGTAAATATCAACTGGCTCCATCCCCAGACCCTTAAGCAGAGCATTCACCGTTCCAATGTCGGTATTTAATAGGTTGTAGGCGATAGCTCCAACGACTACCCAGGATATAAAGTATGGCAGGAACATGATCGTTTGAGTGATCTTGCGGAACCACTTGCCGCCAACCTCAAACAAAAAAATCGCTGTAAACATTTGGAGTAAATTATTCACAATGATAAATGCGATATTGTATAGTGCTGTATTTCTTGTCACTCGCCAAGCATCCCCTGATTCAAAGAAAAAGCGAATGTTAGCCAAACCGTTCCATGGACTGCCGAACACACCGCCCGCATAATCATAATGTTTAAAAGCAAGAATAATTCCCACCATCGGTACGTAAGC from Paenibacillus sp. FSL H8-0548 encodes the following:
- a CDS encoding carbohydrate ABC transporter permease, whose amino-acid sequence is MSKSSGIKQTDRQLFAVIGYTILAILACLCIIPFILILSSSLTEESSIVVKGFQFFPSEFSLEAYQILFKYPDQMLKAYTVTILVTAVGTALGLLLTAMTAYCISRRDFKWRNHFSFFFFFTTLFNGGLVPWYLLMVNYLHLKDTPLALILPLLLNVFYIIVMKSFMSAIPEAITESAKIDGAGDFLIFIRLILPLSKPALATIGLFLALGYWNDWYNALLFISDQNLMPLQYYLYKMLGNMDGMRKAMMGSGAVVTTIIPTEGLKMAMTIVASGPILIAYPFVQKYFVQGLTIGAVKG
- a CDS encoding response regulator, encoding MRILVVDDEPRHLRGMLNLLRQLRPSAEVIAAKDGASALELVRSELPEVVLSDIRMPNMDGLTFLQKLKEENIHTKVVMVSAYDLFEYAQKAVRHGAYDYLLKPVEVEKIEEVLSRIELQLGKESMQHEKAAELKHQMESASSAYRNRLLLAWLNGSITTMEYDELNKYDELQGEGIVIFSKLTIDLSSDENYDFTLFLRDLERSWATIGTAMTIPLNALKEEGYQAVTIIRSSPLTLDRKKEIRSVAAALAMNWTDIGQLTHGIGPNCTSLLKEAPKAYRASQTANRYSFYESWKGVLFHDELLPSSNAINLDLEKLFEALIGNAVNGAIDMCRAAFKQLSDGGHANPAVLKENTSLLLMKLISRIRPIVDRKVGNLLTNTATALIQDCGTYNELMVFLEDRLLELQDALMQAQQNKKEIIVANCLSWIQENAKEDVTLERAAEHFFFNPSYFSTLIKSRTGRTFSEHVTAARMKRAKELLAENRLRIYEISEECGYQDTKYFCRVFKKQNGVSPESYKHTLLPERKHEE
- a CDS encoding ABC transporter permease subunit codes for the protein MNLHQFWNDLVRYRIILLMLAPGVIFFLLFAYVPMVGIILAFKHYDYAGGVFGSPWNGLANIRFFFESGDAWRVTRNTALYNIAFIIVNNLLQMFTAIFLFEVGGKWFRKITQTIMFLPYFISWVVVGAIAYNLLNTDIGTVNALLKGLGMEPVDIYNTPAYWPYILVFVSAWKMLGYGTVMYLAAITSIDTEMYEAAEIDGANIFQRMLRVTIPNLYPTIIILTLLAVGNIFRGDFGMFYNLIGNNGVLFSTTDVIDTFVFRSLITTNEIGMSAAAGVYQSILGFTTIMVVNYAVRKYDKDRALF
- a CDS encoding ABC transporter substrate-binding protein: MSKKKSILLALVLTFVMLLSACSGNTNKAAESPQPTKEPQASAPEKDAVEPGIDTSKEVKLKMIFVGPKPVDYDTVFAEINKKLKEKINATIEGEFLDWSDWAQKYPLKLAANEDFDLIYSANWAGYNDQALKGGFLDLTEELLSTYMPKTWELMPESSWDQSKVNGKLYMVPQNRGESVEKLILYREDLREKYNLPALDSPEAYANYLKTIAEKEQGVIPFTPETGDWKLHNLDRVLLKQQFEWNMLDFDLPIGFKLTDEKGQIFNVYETEEFKGLLSYYKDLADNNSWSKNVLNNKNDHQQDFKEGKTASITHNMGTLGALKAAMERENSPFKAALADITPDKKKSQAVATQNGTSIHATSKNAERALMFIDLMQNDAELHNLMMYGIDGVHYTAVGDNKYQSTDKSANYTGFSNWSFNSDLNRDDVAFPEEASAMEKSWQETVYHYPLETFVFDNSKVKTEVANVSNVMLRYAIPLEYGAIKDVDKGLADLQKQLGSAGIEKIIAEVQSQIDAFLAAK